The genomic interval tgaGGGAGTCAGCTGTACTGCTCGACTGAGATTACTACCGTCTCCTCCTACCCAGGTAAGAAGACCTTTATTTCCCAGATCTGCCATCGCGAGTAAATCTAAAACGTTGCGCTGTTCTTCACTTATGTTAGGAAGTGTGGGGGGTTATTATGTTGGGTTTGCTGTTTTACCAGCGTTGCTGGCGACGGACATCCTAAAAGAACAATAGACATTTTACACCGTGGGCTCGTCTAATGGCTGGCACCACATGAACGTACCAGACGGAGAAGGCGTGTCAGGTGGATGAATGTTCAAGCTTTAACACTAACGTGGTATTTGTGATACAGAATTGTTTTGATAGGTAATTTTCTATGGTTTCAAACTCATTGTAAAAAACGTAATTTTGATCAACATGGTTTTGTCAATGATTGGATAGCGTCGggcaaaaaaaaattgcaatactGTGTTCGTCGTTACTATGTAGTTGGCTTGGCAGGCACTAGGTTTGCTTTCGTTACAGTGATGTAACTGGCAGTAGAAGATCATCAGCGTTCATCTGTTAACTATcaaaaatgaaacacacacacacacacacacacacacacacacacacacacacacacacacacacacacagtaaagcaTTGCGTAAACACTGCCACAACCATTCCTATGGCTGTCATGCATGAGAAGGTTTGGCTTGGGCAAGTAACCAGCGACATCGTGGAAGGGGTCGTCACCAAGGCCACGGTTGAGGCTTCCTGATGAATGTAATAAATAGAAACATGTATGTGGCTAACTAAATGCCAAGCACTTTGCACCCGAGAGCCTCATAGTACTTTAAACGGATCGTGCCCATCTTTGCTAACTAGTTCAGCATTGCAACAGGTAGACCTACAGATGGGTGTGGTGGGtttaaacaaatgcacacattccTCTGTGTCTTGGCATTGACATGACACACATTGTTATGGATATAGAGGAAAAAAATACTTTGCATGTTGAACTATTAATGTACCactttaaaatacatttgtttggtCTAAGTACTTTTCTTGAAATTTTCTTAAAGATGTTGGCATTCTCGCTCTTTATTTCCCTCGGCCTGGATTTGATATAGCTCCTGAAAATGGTTGTAGTTTTGTTAGGTTATCCACTAATGCATTAACCCATTATGTGGCCAATTTCTCACACAAGCCCTCTGATTAAAACCATCAATTTCCACATTAAAGGGTTCTTTGTAAACGTGTAATTTATTGACCCATGTTAATGGTTGGACGTTTTGGAATCACAGCTTCGGCTATACATTTCCTAACTAGAGTACTGTAGATAGTTTAAGCCTGATATAAGCAGACAAGATAGAAGATAATTTGTTATTGTCAGCAAATTCTGATGAAGGAGTTGTACTTCAATATCTGCTTTAAAAAACATATCCAAACTTTTGTTAAGAAACAAGGCGAAAAGAACAGTACTGTTGGTAAATGTCAGATCTGGAATACACTTGACACCCGTCCTCTGAAATGGAAAATTTGTGATTGATTGACTGAAAGCCTGCTGGCTATGTGACACCCGCCACAATGCATCATGGTGTGAAGTGTACGGCTCGGTCTGGATCAAGCAGAGCTGCCCGACTCTTACCCATAAAGGTTTCCCAACCTCACTATAAATGTTCCTAGAGACACTCTGAGACGCTATCTTCCTTTTTCCACTATTCCATCTGTTTAATAGTGAACTGCCAAGTCGTCTTTGTGTGACTGTGATATCGTGGTCTATACTGACACCAGTCCTGTCTCCTggctgctctccctcctccgtcagcgaacccccccccccagcgagcAGCCGCCATGGAGAAGAGCGACGAGGTGGAGCAGACGCTGGTGCAGAAGGCCAAGCTCTCGGAGCAGGCGGAGCGCTACGACGACATGGCCGCCGCCATGAAGACGTTGACGGAGCAGGGGGCCGAGACCGAGCTCACCAGCGAGGAGCGCAACCTGCTGTCAGTGGCCTACAAGAACGTGGTGGGGGCCCGGCGCTCGTCATGGAGGGTGGTGTCCAGCATCGAACAGAAGGCGGAGGGCAATGAGAACAGGCTGGTCATAGTCAAGGCGTACAGGGAGAACATCGAGAAGGAGCTCAAGGAGATCTGCAACGCAGTGCTGGTGAGAGGATCAAGTCGTTTTTGTGGTATTTCATTAGACAAAAGGATTTACATGATTCAGGCTCCCAGCATGAGCATATCTGACTTTCTGATCAGAAAGGATCAAAGGAGGAGGATTTTGCATTACaatgttttgtaaatattgaaTGTTTTAGTTTGGGATTCCGAGGTTTGTGTGACAAAAAGCATCAGTCAATATTCAAGTACTATATATAGTCAAAATAGCGTGTTGTGGTCAACGTAAGGTGTAGGACCTGTTTTAAGTAGTGGGTTAAGTAAGGACGTCTTTAACGGAGACCAAAACTCTGGCTAGTCAGGATTGTCTCGATAAAATAACAAAACGTACTTAAAAAGTGTATCATAACAGCATTTTAATCGCCATGTTAATTTAACAGAGAGTACAGTTTAATGTTGGTAAACTTAAACAGAAAACGATAGCTTCCCCTGAATTCTGACATACCATATCCGGTTAACCTGGAATTCCCGCTTCTTGAATCAGGACCATGTTTGTCTCACCTCCTTGCTGCAACACCTGTTCTACCCCCACCACATAAATATGCTGTTATCACCTCAAGCCGACGCAGATGGTTATCACATTCCACGTCCCGTTAGTCCTCCTAATGACTTTTATAGACCGGTCGTTCCTAAGGACCTGTAGCTAGTCCCAGTGGGGGTaagtgtggtgggggggggggagggggtcaggtTAAGGACTTGTTGTTGACACAACACATTGAATGTTCTGGAAGAAACCCCCGTCCTGGTTGGCAATTTCAAAGGACATTAATTTGTGCGTGGCTTGAAAATTTGTCCTCTCAAGAAAGATGAGGGGCTTGATCAATTTATATAATGCCCTAGCATAAACGTCCCCATTTTGAGCAACATGGACGGGCAGGTGATTTTAATTCATAGCTTATCACAGCGTGGTGATTGGTCAAAATGCCCTTGATCCGGTTCTGAATTTCTGAATCTGTTCAGACAAAATGTGGCGAACTAAAGCTCCAACGTAGGCTGGAGAAACAAATGGTGCAGACCACCCACCCGTCATGGGAGACTATTGTAGATGTCACACAACCCGTATAAAACAAGAATAGCAggtttatgattttttttttactttgattgattgatggccACCAATTATGTGTCTACCTGTGGTCCCCCTTTTTATCTTTGACTCAGAATAGACATGTTCTCCCTGATCGTTGAAAGGCGGTTTGGTCTGCTCCATGCATTCCTGTCATGCTGATCCGCAGCCGTCAGTCCTGGCCCTCTCACTGCGCCAATTCCTCAACAAGCTCTTAAAGCCACTGGCTCATCCACATTGTGTAGACGCCATGTTTACCTTGGGTTTAGCACCCCCACCTCTACTTGGGCTACTGTGAAGAGTGCTGCATTTGGAAACCTATATTTTATCGTCAGACTCATCCGAATCCACAGTATCTGGTGGGTTATGGTGAAAATATGTTGTTAAGAAAAGGGTTGCATGTACTCATATTTGCGATCCGGTCGCTTCATAAGAATGCAAAGTACCTATTTTTCAAGACTGCCTTTTCCTTAGATTCATAGTTGGATTTTAGGCCTAAAGCAGTGGTTTGATGCTATATTCTGTGACGTCTgggcatgtgtgggtgtggctgtgtgAGTAAGTAAAGACCCAGGGCTGACTATGTGACCTACTTCCATTAGGGAAAGCTCATTGGTAGATCAACTGGCTGGATTTTTTCTGCACCTTATGCCCTCCCCAATGTCCTTCACCCAAGCTCCTGTCCACATTAAAATCCCCCAGGCCTCACCTGTCAGTCTGTTGGACGTTCCTCGCCTTGCTAGTATGAGTTAGATTTCCTAAAGGTTAAGAAATTGCATTTTTGGATTGAGGGGGATTAATGAGCAAAAGACAACCTAACCACTTTGATGAAAAAAGATTTGAGATTTTTTCAGATTACTGGTTTCAAACTTGAATCATAACTTTGGAGCTCATGTTTTAGACTCCTAAATGTTAAATGCTGCCTTTCAGCTGCTCTAATAGGAGGGGCCTCCTGCTACCGCAACACACACCTTCATGTGAGCTGTGTTTATCAGTTAATAGTCCCTGGAGCaagaagaaggggaggaggagaagaactaCAACAACGAAAAGGATAATAAATCAGCATTTCGTTGAAGAATTTCACAATGCCATATTCAAAGCATTAAACGGAAACAAATACCGTATCTCCtccttttttgtttgtgctCCTCATCACCAGGGCCTCCTCGATAAATTCCTCATCCCCAACTCGACTCAGGATGAGAGCAAGGTGTTCTACATGAAGATGAAAGGAGACTATTACCGCTACCTCGCTGAGGTGGCTGTTGGAGAGGAGAAAGacagtaagtgtgtgtctgtaaacaCGGTCTTAGgatatttcatttatttctttGAAATCATGTTCTAGATATCAATATGCTATTGAACTG from Gadus morhua chromosome 11, gadMor3.0, whole genome shotgun sequence carries:
- the LOC115554286 gene encoding 14-3-3 protein beta/alpha-A isoform X1; the protein is MNVPDGEGVSANPPPQRAAAMEKSDEVEQTLVQKAKLSEQAERYDDMAAAMKTLTEQGAETELTSEERNLLSVAYKNVVGARRSSWRVVSSIEQKAEGNENRLVIVKAYRENIEKELKEICNAVLGLLDKFLIPNSTQDESKVFYMKMKGDYYRYLAEVAVGEEKDTIVTSSQKSYSEAMDLGKEKMQPLHPIRLGLALNFSVFYYEILNSPEMACKLAKNAFDEAITELDSLKEDSYKDSTLIMQLLRDNLTLWAADSQGDTEDVEEPQD
- the LOC115554286 gene encoding 14-3-3 protein beta/alpha-A isoform X2; translated protein: MEKSDEVEQTLVQKAKLSEQAERYDDMAAAMKTLTEQGAETELTSEERNLLSVAYKNVVGARRSSWRVVSSIEQKAEGNENRLVIVKAYRENIEKELKEICNAVLGLLDKFLIPNSTQDESKVFYMKMKGDYYRYLAEVAVGEEKDTIVTSSQKSYSEAMDLGKEKMQPLHPIRLGLALNFSVFYYEILNSPEMACKLAKNAFDEAITELDSLKEDSYKDSTLIMQLLRDNLTLWAADSQGDTEDVEEPQD